GCCGCCGAGGTTCCACCAGTAGTAGTTGCCGGTGTCCTTGACGCCGAAGGCGACGAGGAAGCCCTCCTTGCCGGACTTCTTGGTGGCCTTCACGTGCAGGTCGTAGTCGTGCCAGGCCGGGTCGCCCGCCGACACCATGGTGTTCTCGGCGCCCACGTCGGTCTGCACGTACTGGCCGTCCTGAAGGCTCCAGCTCCCGCCGCCCGTGTGGGTCCACCGGGAGGCGTCACCGCTGAAGTCGTCGCTGAGCAGCGTGGTGCCGTCGGCGCCGGTCACCAACACATCGTCGTACGCCGCCGTGGTCGCCCAGGTCGACAGGCCGACGGCGCCGGAGATGGGCGCGCCCAGCGAGGGCGTGGTGGTGGCCGTCGACGGCACCACCCGGTCGCCGACGTTGTTCATGAACAGCTTCTGCACCTCGTAGTCGGCCGAACCCCACGAGGCGTGGTTGTTGAACCAGATCATGTCGGGCCGCCACTGCACGTAGTCCTCGTTGGCGAGCAGCGGGGCGTACGAGGCGAGCTTGACGACGTCCGCGTTGCGCTCCAGACCGGTCATGTACGCGGCCTCGGCGAGGGCGTTCTTGAAGGTGTTGCCACCGGAGGCGTACTCGCCGAGAAAGACCTTGGGACCGTTCCTGTCGTAGGAGTCGTAGCGGTCGTTGTTCTGCAGGAACCACTGGGTGCTGTTGTAGTAGTGCTCGTCGACCATGTCGACGTTCGCTTCCTTGTTGAGCTTCCAGGCGGTGTCGAAGGTGGTGCCGGAGTCGTCGGGTCCGGCGTTCGAGATCACCTTGATGTTCGGGTACTTGGCCTGGACGGCGGCGCGGAACTGCTTGAAGCGGGCGAAGAACTCGTCGGGAAGGTTCTCCTCGTTGCCGACTTCGAGGTGCGTGAGGTGGAAGGGCTTGGGGTGGCCCATCGCTGCCCGCTTCCTGCCCCATTCGCTGGTCACCGGCCCGTTGGCGAACTCGATGAGATCGAGGGTGTCCTGGACGTGGCGCTTGAGGAGCGCGTCGTCGTCGGTGGCCTGGTTCTGGCCGCAGCCGGTGACGAGCGCGGGCACCACGGGCAGCGGCATGGCGCCGATGTCCTCGGCGAACTGGAAGTACTCGTAGTAGCCGAGCCCGTAACTCTGGTTGTAGCCCCAGAAGTTGGAGTTGGTGGCGCGCTGCTCGACCGGGCCGATGGTGTCCTTCCACTGGTACGAGCGCCGGCGCTGATAGCCCGAGGCCTCGTCGTAGCCCTGCATGCTGCCGGTGTTGACCAGGCAGCCGCCGGGGAAGCGCACGAAGCCGGGATGCAGGGCGGCGATCTTCTCGGCGAGGTCCTTGCGCAGGCCATGGCCCTTGTACGTGTCCCGCGGGATGAGCGAGATCATGTCGAGCGCGACGGGGGCGTCGGCGGCGACGGTGAGGCGCCCGGTGGTGCTGTCGCGGGTGGCGGTGAACCTGGCCCGGTACTTGGCCCAGCCGCCGCGCGCGGTGACCTGCCGGGCCTCGGCGAGCGCGCCGTCGGCGTCGTGCAGGGTCACGGTGAGCGGCGTCCTCGCGTCCGCGCGGGCCCAGACCGAGAAGTCGTACGTCTTGCCGCTCTCGACCCTGATCCC
This portion of the Streptomyces mirabilis genome encodes:
- a CDS encoding alpha-L-arabinofuranosidase C-terminal domain-containing protein; protein product: MSRTRTRWRLGLTATALLVASAVVPGPAHAADVTDYAITVDPKGSGVKIDDTMYGVFFEDINRAADGGLYAELVQNRSFEYSTADNRSYTPLTSWATTGTTTTLDDGGRLDARNRTYLALGAGSSVTNSGYNTGIRVESGKTYDFSVWARADARTPLTVTLHDADGALAEARQVTARGGWAKYRARFTATRDSTTGRLTVAADAPVALDMISLIPRDTYKGHGLRKDLAEKIAALHPGFVRFPGGCLVNTGSMQGYDEASGYQRRRSYQWKDTIGPVEQRATNSNFWGYNQSYGLGYYEYFQFAEDIGAMPLPVVPALVTGCGQNQATDDDALLKRHVQDTLDLIEFANGPVTSEWGRKRAAMGHPKPFHLTHLEVGNEENLPDEFFARFKQFRAAVQAKYPNIKVISNAGPDDSGTTFDTAWKLNKEANVDMVDEHYYNSTQWFLQNNDRYDSYDRNGPKVFLGEYASGGNTFKNALAEAAYMTGLERNADVVKLASYAPLLANEDYVQWRPDMIWFNNHASWGSADYEVQKLFMNNVGDRVVPSTATTTPSLGAPISGAVGLSTWATTAAYDDVLVTGADGTTLLSDDFSGDASRWTHTGGGSWSLQDGQYVQTDVGAENTMVSAGDPAWHDYDLHVKATKKSGKEGFLVAFGVKDTGNYYWWNLGGWNNTTTAVEQAVDGGKSTLMSKPGTIETGKAYDVHIKVRGRQVTLYLDGQEWGSFKDDKPAEPFRQIVTRDARTGDLIVKVVNAQAADARTAIDLGGAKAGRKAAVTTLQAAPEAVNSEAVSAVAPVKSTFDGVADKFTYTFPANSVTFLRIRQR